In a genomic window of Drosophila takahashii strain IR98-3 E-12201 chromosome 3L, DtakHiC1v2, whole genome shotgun sequence:
- the LOC108063080 gene encoding TOM1-like protein 2 isoform X3, which yields MASFFNVGALGNVFSTPVGQRIEAATDANLASENWAANMEICDMINESSDTARDAMRAIRKRLSQNAGKNNQVVMYTLTVLETCVKNCGKAFHVLVAQKDFINELVKLIGPKNDPPAAMQEKVLSLIQIWADAFKNQPDLNGVTQMYMELKNKGIEFPANDLDAMAPIYTPQRSVPELPPQLMAAQQHTISPQHMAAAAAAAAAAAAPPSTGPLHLTPDQAAKLRSELEIVSNNMSILSEMLSVLKPGQESPDDYALLNELTSTCKEMQSRIVDLIGRVQDDELTAEFLRINDELNNVFLRHQRYEKNRSQSQGSAVVTSPSAVLGAAMGLPTATVATLPPPPTTTAVSNTPQSDQLLIDLIESSEEAAQLPQSLGQLSLGGGAPVGIQRGARPADEFDMLAQSRTDGNHKSDLLRDIPSVDAAAGSVAATAASPYKSPNQPQQQQQAQRSAGDPPPVVSKHIEGIEELTSSEFDKFLEERAAAAENLPTINASNSAASATTGSLGADSLRKTPKKPGAEEDLLAL from the exons ATGGCTTCATTCTTCAACGTTGGCGCTTTGGGAAATGTTTTCTCCACTCCAGTTGGCCAGCGCATAG AGGCCGCCACCGATGCCAACTTGGCCTCGGAGAACTGGGCCGCCAACATGGAGATCTGCGACATGATCAACGAATCCTCGGACACCGCCCGCGATGCCATGCGCGCCATTCGCAAGCGTCTCTCCCAGAATGCCGGCAAGAACAACCAGGTGGTGATGTACACTCTTACTGTCCTCGAGACCTGTGTGAAGAACTGCGGCAAGGCCTTTCATGTCCTGGTGGCCCAGAAGGACTTTATAAACGAGCTGGTCAAGCTGATCGGTCCCAAAAACGATCCGCCCGCTGCCATGCAGGAGAAGGTGCTCAGCCTCATACAGATTTGGGCGGATGCGTTCAAGAACCAGCCGGATCTCAATGGGGTCACCCAGATGTACATGGAACTGAAAAACAAGGGCATCGAGTTCCCAGCCAACGATCTGGATGCCATGGCTCCCATCTACACGCCACAGAGG AGCGTTCCCGAGCTGCCGCCCCAATTAATGGCCGCCCAGCAGCACACAATCTCGCCCCAACACatggctgccgctgccgccgccgccgctgcagcCGCTGCTCCACCCAGCACAGGTCCCTTGCATCTGACGCCCGACCAGGCGGCCAAGCTGCGCTCCGAACTGGAGATCGTCAGCAACAACATGTCCATCCTGAGCGAAATGCTCAGTGTCCTAAAGCCCGGCCAGGAGTCGCCAGATGACTATGCCCTGCTCAACGAGCTCACCTCCACCTGCAAGGAGATGCAGTCTCGCATCGTCGATCTGATCGGACGCGTCCAGGACGACGAGCTGACCGCGGAGTTCCTGCGCATCAATGACGAGCTGAACAACGTGTTTTTGCGCCATCAGCGGTACGAGAAGAATCGCTCGCAGAGCCAGGGATCGGCTGTGGTCACCTCGCCTTCGGCGGTGCTGGGCGCTGCAATGGGTCTGCCCACCGCAACGGTGGCCACGCTTCCACCTCCGCCCACAACTACGGCTGTCAGCAATACGCCGCAAAGCGACCAGCTGCTAATCGACCTAATTGAGAGCAGCGAGGAGGCAGCCCAGCTGCCGCAGAGCTTGGGGCAGCTCAGCTTGGGCGGAGGAGCACCTGTTGGGATCCAGAGGGGAGCACGACCTGCCGATGAGTTCGATATGCTGGCACAGTCGCGCACCGATGGCAACCA TAAATCGGACTTGTTAAGGGACATTCCCTCCGTGGACGCAGCTGCCGGAAGTGTGGCGGCCACCGCCGCCTCGCCTTACAAATCACCGAAtcaaccgcagcagcagcagcaggctcaGCGCTCTGCCGGCGATCCGCCGCCGGTGGTAAGTAAA CACATCGAGGGCATTGAGGAGCTGACCAGTTCGGAGTTTGACAAATTCCTCGAGGAGCGGGCCGCTGCCGCCGAAAATCTTCCAACGATCAATGCATCGAACTCTGCCGCCAGTGCCACGACAGGATCGCTGGGAGCCGACAGCTTACGAAAGACACCAAAGAAACCGGGCGCCGAGGAGGATCTGCTCGCCCTCTGA
- the Nf-YA gene encoding nuclear transcription factor Y subunit alpha: protein MENHFSAASRPSAATPRMSSTAAAAAANNNSNSSNNTTATAGNNVNVNTSAGGATNPGAAATAQPIQVIPMPMLPAGAAQIIIGQQAQGQQTATGLQPQLIPLQANQIMLQAAQQQPQMQVMQLPDGQTIFYQTPTIAALDPNAAANAAAAMAAQPTPHYLNINGQLVQITPAASASQAAPSAGQQIIMVPQTAMAAAASTVVTQQQQQQQQQQVVQSQVQQAQQQQQQQQAVAAAAAAAAAAAAAASAAANNISADVSTSTTGTNTNSEDESSKGEADEEPLYVNAKQYKRILIRRQARAKLESRIPKERCKYLHESRHRHAMNRARGEGGRFHSAQEKGDQDSSGPDGGSLPMAPSGGITLSRGTARAPPKLIAPHQTPSITITAIKSE, encoded by the coding sequence ATGGAAAACCATTTCAGCGCCGCCAGCCGCCCCTCAGCCGCCACGCCCAGAATGAgctccaccgccgccgccgccgcagccaacaacaacagcaatagcagcaacaacacaacagcaacagccggCAACAATGTGAATGTAAACACGTCAGCCGGAGGAGCCACAAATCCAGGGGCAGCTGCCACAGCGCAGCCCATTCAAGTGATTCCCATGCCGATGCTGCCCGCCGGAGCGGCCCAAATAATAATTGGCCAACAGGCGCAGGGCCAGCAGACGGCGACGGGTCTGCAGCCGCAATTGATACCGCTGCAGGCCAACCAGATCATGCTGCAGGCggcccagcagcagccgcagatgCAGGTGATGCAGCTGCCCGATGGCCAGACCATTTTCTATCAGACGCCCACCATTGCCGCCTTGGATCCGAATGCAGCGGCcaatgcagcagcagccatgGCCGCCCAGCCCACGCCGCACTACCTCAACATCAACGGACAGCTGGTGCAGATCACACCGGCGGCTAGCGCCAGTCAGGCGGCTCCCAGCGCTGGTCAGCAGATCATCATGGTGCCGCAGACGGCCATGGCGGCGGCTGCCAGTACAGTGGTcacccaacagcagcagcaacaacagcagcagcaggtggtTCAATCCCAAGTCCAGCaagcccagcagcagcagcaacaacaacaggcggtggctgcagctgcagcagcagcagcggcagcggcggcggcggccagcGCTGCAGCCAATAATATAAGCGCCGATGTCAGCACAAGTACTACTGGGACGAATACAAACAGCGAGGACGAGAGCTCCAAGGGCGAGGCGGACGAGGAGCCGCTCTATGTGAATGCCAAGCAGTACAAACGCATCCTCATCCGGCGGCAGGCCAGGGCCAAGCTGGAGTCACGGATTCCCAAGGAGCGCTGCAAGTATCTGCATGAATCTCGCCATCGGCACGCCATGAATCGGGCGCGTGGCGAGGGCGGTCGCTTTCATTCGGCGCAGGAGAAGGGCGATCAGGATTCCTCGGGTCCGGATGGCGGCAGCTTGCCCATGGCGCCCAGTGGCGGCATCACCCTCAGCCGGGGCACGGCGAGGGCTCCGCCGAAACTGATCGCACCCCACCAAACGCCAAGCATTACCATAACGGCGATCAAATCGGAATAG
- the LOC108063061 gene encoding uncharacterized protein, producing the protein MEHFDDLLIKSVKENPCLYERATRSERELAWTVVADACQKSVDHCQIRWKTLRDRYVREIQKPKNNKNTTYIFENLGFLRYHIRQKRCSYPINSSETGQTEESNPEEEPSAKRSHENNEFAQEEFIIEYKNEGEYLGEMDNGSVEFIADESACNNANELPNDPTCGCLPSSTGDNLNQAQVKFLDVMNLIEKALKEKPAEPPQDPFYKYLEDILSGVEESSRRDLQLKVLIFVNEQMKRM; encoded by the exons ATGGAACATTTTgacgatttgttaattaagaGCGTTAAGGAGAACCCTTGTTTGTATGAAAGGGCCACGAGATCCGAAAGGGAGCTCGCTTGGACTGTGGTAGCCGATGCTTGTCAAAAGTCGG TCGACCATTGCCAAATTAGGTGGAAAACCCTAAGAGACCGTTACGTGCGGGAAATTCAAAagcccaaaaacaacaagaacaccacttatatatttgaaaatctCGGCTTTCTTAGGTATCACATAAGGCAGAAAAGGTGTTCCTATCCCATTAACTCATCGGAAACTGGGCAAACTGAGGAAAGTAATCCAGAGGAAGAACCCTCAGCCAAACGGAGCCACGAGAACAACGAATTTGCCCAGGAAGAGTTCATAATTGAGTATAAAAACGAGGGAGAATATCTCGGTGAGATGGATAACGGCAGCGTGGAGTTTATTGCCGATGAATCTGCGTGCAATAATGCCAACGAATTGCCAAATGACCCAACATGTGGATGTTTACCCAGTTCAACGGGCGATAATCTAAATCAGGCTCAAGTAAAGTTTCTGGATGTGATGAATCTCATCGAGAAGGCTTTGAAAGAAAAGCCAGCGGAACCACCCCAGGATCCTTTCTACAAATATCTCGAGGATATTCTAAGTGGCGTTGAGGAAAGCTCTCGCAGAGACTTGCAACTTAAAGTACTTATTTTTGTTAATGAGCAAATGAAGCGGATGTGA
- the LOC108063080 gene encoding TOM1-like protein 2 isoform X2, producing the protein MASFFNVGALGNVFSTPVGQRIEAATDANLASENWAANMEICDMINESSDTARDAMRAIRKRLSQNAGKNNQVVMYTLTVLETCVKNCGKAFHVLVAQKDFINELVKLIGPKNDPPAAMQEKVLSLIQIWADAFKNQPDLNGVTQMYMELKNKGIEFPANDLDAMAPIYTPQRSVPELPPQLMAAQQHTISPQHMAAAAAAAAAAAAPPSTGPLHLTPDQAAKLRSELEIVSNNMSILSEMLSVLKPGQESPDDYALLNELTSTCKEMQSRIVDLIGRVQDDELTAEFLRINDELNNVFLRHQRYEKNRSQSQGSAVVTSPSAVLGAAMGLPTATVATLPPPPTTTAVSNTPQSDQLLIDLIESSEEAAQLPQSLGQLSLGGGAPVGIQRGARPADEFDMLAQSRTDGNHKSDLLRDIPSVDAAAGSVAATAASPYKSPNQPQQQQQAQRSAGDPPPVSTKENEIDEMEAWLGSSHIEGIEELTSSEFDKFLEERAAAAENLPTINASNSAASATTGSLGADSLRKTPKKPGAEEDLLAL; encoded by the exons ATGGCTTCATTCTTCAACGTTGGCGCTTTGGGAAATGTTTTCTCCACTCCAGTTGGCCAGCGCATAG AGGCCGCCACCGATGCCAACTTGGCCTCGGAGAACTGGGCCGCCAACATGGAGATCTGCGACATGATCAACGAATCCTCGGACACCGCCCGCGATGCCATGCGCGCCATTCGCAAGCGTCTCTCCCAGAATGCCGGCAAGAACAACCAGGTGGTGATGTACACTCTTACTGTCCTCGAGACCTGTGTGAAGAACTGCGGCAAGGCCTTTCATGTCCTGGTGGCCCAGAAGGACTTTATAAACGAGCTGGTCAAGCTGATCGGTCCCAAAAACGATCCGCCCGCTGCCATGCAGGAGAAGGTGCTCAGCCTCATACAGATTTGGGCGGATGCGTTCAAGAACCAGCCGGATCTCAATGGGGTCACCCAGATGTACATGGAACTGAAAAACAAGGGCATCGAGTTCCCAGCCAACGATCTGGATGCCATGGCTCCCATCTACACGCCACAGAGG AGCGTTCCCGAGCTGCCGCCCCAATTAATGGCCGCCCAGCAGCACACAATCTCGCCCCAACACatggctgccgctgccgccgccgccgctgcagcCGCTGCTCCACCCAGCACAGGTCCCTTGCATCTGACGCCCGACCAGGCGGCCAAGCTGCGCTCCGAACTGGAGATCGTCAGCAACAACATGTCCATCCTGAGCGAAATGCTCAGTGTCCTAAAGCCCGGCCAGGAGTCGCCAGATGACTATGCCCTGCTCAACGAGCTCACCTCCACCTGCAAGGAGATGCAGTCTCGCATCGTCGATCTGATCGGACGCGTCCAGGACGACGAGCTGACCGCGGAGTTCCTGCGCATCAATGACGAGCTGAACAACGTGTTTTTGCGCCATCAGCGGTACGAGAAGAATCGCTCGCAGAGCCAGGGATCGGCTGTGGTCACCTCGCCTTCGGCGGTGCTGGGCGCTGCAATGGGTCTGCCCACCGCAACGGTGGCCACGCTTCCACCTCCGCCCACAACTACGGCTGTCAGCAATACGCCGCAAAGCGACCAGCTGCTAATCGACCTAATTGAGAGCAGCGAGGAGGCAGCCCAGCTGCCGCAGAGCTTGGGGCAGCTCAGCTTGGGCGGAGGAGCACCTGTTGGGATCCAGAGGGGAGCACGACCTGCCGATGAGTTCGATATGCTGGCACAGTCGCGCACCGATGGCAACCA TAAATCGGACTTGTTAAGGGACATTCCCTCCGTGGACGCAGCTGCCGGAAGTGTGGCGGCCACCGCCGCCTCGCCTTACAAATCACCGAAtcaaccgcagcagcagcagcaggctcaGCGCTCTGCCGGCGATCCGCCGCCGGTG TCGACGAAAGAGAATGAGATCGACGAGATGGAGGCGTGGTTGGGCAGCTCA CACATCGAGGGCATTGAGGAGCTGACCAGTTCGGAGTTTGACAAATTCCTCGAGGAGCGGGCCGCTGCCGCCGAAAATCTTCCAACGATCAATGCATCGAACTCTGCCGCCAGTGCCACGACAGGATCGCTGGGAGCCGACAGCTTACGAAAGACACCAAAGAAACCGGGCGCCGAGGAGGATCTGCTCGCCCTCTGA
- the Bet3 gene encoding trafficking protein particle complex subunit 3, which yields MSRQASRLDAKKVNSEFLTLTYGALVTQMLRDFENAEDVNKQLERIGYNMGMRLIEDFLARTSAPRCLEMRETADRVQQAFRIYLNIQPTISNWSAASDEFSLLFDSNPLTEFVELPPDLTNLRYSAILSGCIRGALEMVQLEVQCWFVQDQLKGDNVTELRVKFVRRLEEVIPAGED from the exons ATGTCGCGACAAGCCTCCCGTTTGGACGCCAAGAAAGTG AACTCGGAGTTCCTGACACTCACCTACGGGGCACTCGTCACCCAGATGCTGCGCGACTTCGAGAACGCCGAGGACGTGAACAAGCAGCTGGAGCGGATCGGCTACAACATGGGCATGCGGCTGATCGAGGACTTTCTGGCCAGGACCTCGGCGCCCCGCTGCCTGGAGATGCGCGAGACGGCCGATCGCGTGCAGCAGGCATTCCGCATCTACCTGAACATCCAGCCCACCATCTCGAACTGGTCGGCGGCCTCCGATGAGTTCTCGCTGCTGTTCGACAGCAATCCGCTGACGGAGTTCGTCGAGCTGCCGCCGGACCTGACCAATCTGCGCTACAGCGCCATACTCAGCGGCTGCATCCGCGGCGCCTTGGAGATGGTGCAGCTGGAGGTGCAGTGCTGGTTCGTGCAG GATCAACTGAAGGGCGACAATGTGACGGAACTGCGCGTTAAGTTCGTGCGGCGTCTAGAGGAGGTCATACCAGCTGGCGAGGATTAG
- the LOC108063080 gene encoding TOM1-like protein 2 isoform X1 → MASFFNVGALGNVFSTPVGQRIEAATDANLASENWAANMEICDMINESSDTARDAMRAIRKRLSQNAGKNNQVVMYTLTVLETCVKNCGKAFHVLVAQKDFINELVKLIGPKNDPPAAMQEKVLSLIQIWADAFKNQPDLNGVTQMYMELKNKGIEFPANDLDAMAPIYTPQRSVPELPPQLMAAQQHTISPQHMAAAAAAAAAAAAPPSTGPLHLTPDQAAKLRSELEIVSNNMSILSEMLSVLKPGQESPDDYALLNELTSTCKEMQSRIVDLIGRVQDDELTAEFLRINDELNNVFLRHQRYEKNRSQSQGSAVVTSPSAVLGAAMGLPTATVATLPPPPTTTAVSNTPQSDQLLIDLIESSEEAAQLPQSLGQLSLGGGAPVGIQRGARPADEFDMLAQSRTDGNHKSDLLRDIPSVDAAAGSVAATAASPYKSPNQPQQQQQAQRSAGDPPPVVSKSTKENEIDEMEAWLGSSHIEGIEELTSSEFDKFLEERAAAAENLPTINASNSAASATTGSLGADSLRKTPKKPGAEEDLLAL, encoded by the exons ATGGCTTCATTCTTCAACGTTGGCGCTTTGGGAAATGTTTTCTCCACTCCAGTTGGCCAGCGCATAG AGGCCGCCACCGATGCCAACTTGGCCTCGGAGAACTGGGCCGCCAACATGGAGATCTGCGACATGATCAACGAATCCTCGGACACCGCCCGCGATGCCATGCGCGCCATTCGCAAGCGTCTCTCCCAGAATGCCGGCAAGAACAACCAGGTGGTGATGTACACTCTTACTGTCCTCGAGACCTGTGTGAAGAACTGCGGCAAGGCCTTTCATGTCCTGGTGGCCCAGAAGGACTTTATAAACGAGCTGGTCAAGCTGATCGGTCCCAAAAACGATCCGCCCGCTGCCATGCAGGAGAAGGTGCTCAGCCTCATACAGATTTGGGCGGATGCGTTCAAGAACCAGCCGGATCTCAATGGGGTCACCCAGATGTACATGGAACTGAAAAACAAGGGCATCGAGTTCCCAGCCAACGATCTGGATGCCATGGCTCCCATCTACACGCCACAGAGG AGCGTTCCCGAGCTGCCGCCCCAATTAATGGCCGCCCAGCAGCACACAATCTCGCCCCAACACatggctgccgctgccgccgccgccgctgcagcCGCTGCTCCACCCAGCACAGGTCCCTTGCATCTGACGCCCGACCAGGCGGCCAAGCTGCGCTCCGAACTGGAGATCGTCAGCAACAACATGTCCATCCTGAGCGAAATGCTCAGTGTCCTAAAGCCCGGCCAGGAGTCGCCAGATGACTATGCCCTGCTCAACGAGCTCACCTCCACCTGCAAGGAGATGCAGTCTCGCATCGTCGATCTGATCGGACGCGTCCAGGACGACGAGCTGACCGCGGAGTTCCTGCGCATCAATGACGAGCTGAACAACGTGTTTTTGCGCCATCAGCGGTACGAGAAGAATCGCTCGCAGAGCCAGGGATCGGCTGTGGTCACCTCGCCTTCGGCGGTGCTGGGCGCTGCAATGGGTCTGCCCACCGCAACGGTGGCCACGCTTCCACCTCCGCCCACAACTACGGCTGTCAGCAATACGCCGCAAAGCGACCAGCTGCTAATCGACCTAATTGAGAGCAGCGAGGAGGCAGCCCAGCTGCCGCAGAGCTTGGGGCAGCTCAGCTTGGGCGGAGGAGCACCTGTTGGGATCCAGAGGGGAGCACGACCTGCCGATGAGTTCGATATGCTGGCACAGTCGCGCACCGATGGCAACCA TAAATCGGACTTGTTAAGGGACATTCCCTCCGTGGACGCAGCTGCCGGAAGTGTGGCGGCCACCGCCGCCTCGCCTTACAAATCACCGAAtcaaccgcagcagcagcagcaggctcaGCGCTCTGCCGGCGATCCGCCGCCGGTGGTAAGTAAA TCGACGAAAGAGAATGAGATCGACGAGATGGAGGCGTGGTTGGGCAGCTCA CACATCGAGGGCATTGAGGAGCTGACCAGTTCGGAGTTTGACAAATTCCTCGAGGAGCGGGCCGCTGCCGCCGAAAATCTTCCAACGATCAATGCATCGAACTCTGCCGCCAGTGCCACGACAGGATCGCTGGGAGCCGACAGCTTACGAAAGACACCAAAGAAACCGGGCGCCGAGGAGGATCTGCTCGCCCTCTGA